A DNA window from Christiangramia salexigens contains the following coding sequences:
- a CDS encoding polysaccharide deacetylase family protein, with the protein MKIFRAKYPSLLSFLYPKRISRIDNTGSVYLTFDDGPVPEVTPWVLDLLAQYDAKATFFCIGENISKSPEIFKRIITEGHQIGNHTYNHLNGWSTSKKVYMDNIKQTERTFRIETGLSDNTLSTPIFKLFRPPYGKIKNSQARLVKNLGYEIVMWDVISGDYDQSFSPEKCYKNVMKNVRGGSTIVFHDSQKAFPNLEKILPQILEDLKNKGFKFRSLKDAL; encoded by the coding sequence ATGAAAATATTCCGAGCTAAATATCCGTCACTTCTAAGCTTTCTTTATCCCAAAAGAATTTCCAGAATTGATAATACCGGTTCTGTATATCTCACATTCGATGACGGACCGGTTCCCGAGGTAACCCCCTGGGTTTTGGATCTGTTAGCCCAATATGATGCCAAAGCCACCTTCTTCTGCATTGGGGAGAATATTTCAAAATCTCCTGAGATCTTTAAAAGAATAATAACCGAAGGCCATCAAATAGGGAATCACACTTATAATCACCTCAACGGATGGAGCACATCCAAAAAGGTGTATATGGATAATATAAAACAGACGGAGAGAACTTTCAGAATTGAAACCGGACTAAGTGACAACACTTTATCCACTCCTATTTTTAAACTATTTCGTCCGCCTTATGGGAAGATCAAAAACTCACAGGCAAGACTGGTGAAAAATCTGGGTTATGAAATCGTTATGTGGGATGTGATAAGCGGGGATTATGATCAGAGCTTTAGCCCGGAAAAGTGCTATAAGAATGTAATGAAAAATGTTAGGGGTGGGAGTACTATCGTTTTCCACGACAGCCAAAAAGCCTTTCCAAATCTGGAGAAGATCCTTCCTCAAATACTCGAAGACCTGAAAAACAAAGGTTTTAAATTTCGCTCCCTTAAAGATGCTCTTTAA